From a region of the Panicum virgatum strain AP13 chromosome 2K, P.virgatum_v5, whole genome shotgun sequence genome:
- the LOC120664673 gene encoding probable LRR receptor-like serine/threonine-protein kinase RKF3, giving the protein MSLVGDDMVDKLELLRKITNNFSEAQKVGSGGYGDVYRATYNGEEIAVKKFHLDVGRLDDKAFDNEVLNLREIQHQNIVRLIGYCYVSHHMYVNYDGGIVRAEHIERLLCFEYMEGGSLEKHISDESCDLDWRTSFKIIRGICEGLNHLHTTKGKPIYHLDLKPANILLDKNKTAKIGDLGLSILAASTKTHRTGAARGTEGYMPPEYINDGVVSNKFDVFSLGVIIIKMLAGNTGYVRCHEMPPERFIEFVTEKWKEKLQGTKVYLSQESDILQLKTCVDIALRCVKDERNERPDVKGIVNELEKLEPQIDKISTNPAYYRSGVSQDIRQKEHLFHLYMTQRGIGATDGNEKFVVNCGFGSIVVDDFTIRDGPAPNANLVGRARGMHVCDGMGDDHWLFCHSIVFTDTRFKGSSLKMLGDFAYENDAEWAIVGGTGEFAYANGAVTAKVIQTHTPATGRIWDLRIRVFCLCIPENTKMGPWWDREAGAAFDIPEAEPPRCLQTVTVGYGDVINCIEFSYTNKAGEKKTAGPWGSHGALTRTIMLAPSEIIKQVLGTASTVGEDTVVTSLTLVSNLTTYGPFGTTNGTPFCSQPPESNKSIAGFYARAGEAINALGVYYTSEN; this is encoded by the exons ATGAGCCTTGTGGGTGACGACATGGTCGATAAACTCGAGTTGCTTCGAAAGATTACGAACAACTTTTCAGAGGCACAAAAAGTTGGCAGTGGTGGGTATGGAGATGTTTACCGG GCCACGTATAATGGGGAAGAGATTGCTGTGAAGAAGTTTCACCTGGATGTGGGAAGGCTAGACGATAAGGCGTTCGATAACGAAGTCCTTAACCTTAGGGAGATTCAACATCAGAATATCGTTAGGTTAATTGGCTACTGTTATGTATCACACCATATGTATGTCAATTACGACGGAGGGATAGTTCGAGCAGAACATATCGAAAGACTCCTCTGCTTCGAATATATGGAAGGTGGAAGCCTCGAAAAACATATTTCAG ATGAATCTTGTGATCTTGACTGGCGGACAAGCTTCAAAATTATTAGAGGGATCTGTGAAGGTTTAAACCACTTGCATACTACAAAGGGGAAACCTATTTACCATTTGGACTTAAAACCTGCTAATATATTGCTCGATAAGAACAAGACGGCAAAAATTGGAGATCTCGGTTTGTCCATTCTGGCTGCTTCAACAAAAACCCATAGAACTGGGGCTGCCAGAGGAACAGA AGGTTACATGCCACCCGAATACATAAATGACGGTGTCGTATCGAACAAGTTTGACGTGTTCAGTTTAGGGGTTATAATTATAAAAATGCTGGCCGGAAATACAGGCTACGTCCGCTGTCATGAAATGCCTCCCGAAAGATTTATTGAGTTT GTAACTGAAAAGTGGAAGGAAAAACTTCAGGGGACCAAAGTATATTTGTCACAAGAATCAGACATCCTGCAACTCAAGACTTGTGTGGATATAGCATTGAGATGTGTTAAGGATGAACGAAATGAGAGGCCTGATGTTAAGGGCATTGTCAATGAACTGGAAAAGCTAGAACCTCAGATAGACAAAATTTCTACTAATCCTGCCTACTACCGGAGTGGCGTTAGCCAGGACATCAGGCAGAAAGAGCATCTCTTCCACTTATACATGACCCAGCGGGGGATTGGAGCAACCGATGGTAACGAGAAATTTGTTGTCAACTGCGGTTTTGGTTCGATCGTTGTTGATGACTTTACCATACGTGATGGTCCTGCCCCTAATGCAAACCTTGTTGGACGTGCCCGAGGCATGCACGTCTGTGATGGTATGGGCGACGACCACTGGCTATTCTGTCACAGCATAGTGTTCACCGACACCAg gtttaaggGGTCCAGCCTTAAGATGCTTGGAGATTTCGCATACGAAAATGATGCTGAATGGGCTATCGTGGGAGGAACTGGAGAGTTTGCCTATGCGAATGGTGCTGTCACTGCCAAAGTAATCCAGACACATACTCCTGCTACTGGGCGTATCTGGGACCTTCGTATCCGAGTTTTCTGTTTATGTATCCCTGAAAAC ACAAAGATGGGCCCTTGGTGGGATAGGGAGGCAGGAGCAGCTTTTGACATCCCGGAGGCGGAGCCACCCAGGTGTCTTCAAACCGTGACAGTTGGATATGGTGACGTGATCAACTGTATTGAGTTTTCCTACACTAACAAAGCTGGTGAGAAGAAAACTGCTGGACCATGGGGTTCTCACGGCGCACTTACAAGGACG ATTATGCTTGCTCCATCCGAGATTATAAAGCAAGTTCTTGGAACAGCTAGTACAGTTGGAGAAGACACCGTTGTTACATCACTTACTTTGGTCAGCAACCTCACAACATATGGGCCCTTTGGAACAACTAATGGTACCCCTTTCTGCAGCCAGCCTCCAGAATCCAATAAAAGCATCGCAGGATTTTATGCACGTGCTGGGGAAGCGATCAATGCACTTGGAGTTTATTATACATCTGAAAATTAG
- the LOC120695021 gene encoding hydroquinone glucosyltransferase-like has translation MTTKDGPPHVAMLATPGMGHLIPLAELAKRLAARHGATATLLTFASTASATQRAFLATLPPSVSHETLPPADLSDLPHDALVETRMSVEGTRSLPALATILAELKRTTRLVAFVTDLFGIDAFDAARDAGVGRRCLFFPGSLHALMLPPPPPPPPELVVSIPGEFRDLTEPVRLPGCVPIPGPDVLSPLQDRSSPAFGVMVHLAERFLDAHDILVNSFDAVEPEVATVIRQPKPGRPPVYPVGPLILKADSTSDASDTAPQPPRPASLEWLDRQPPKSVIFISFGSGGALPAEQMRGLTLGLEISEQRFLWVVRSPSDEGSLSSNYYDSETKKDPFAYLPEGFVERTKDMGLVVPSWAPQIEVLSHEATGGFLTHCGWNSTLESLVHGVPMVEWPLYAEQRLNAVMLSEGVGAAIRLPEMKEKETIAAAVRELMAGEAKGAAVRAKVAELKMAAAEGLREGGAATAALDGVVENWAGEN, from the coding sequence ATGACGACGAAGGATGGCCCTCCGCACGTGGCGATGCTGGCGACGCCGGGGATGGGCCACCTGATCCCGCTGGCGGAGCTCGCCAAGCGCCTCGCCGCGCGGCACGGCGCCACGGCCACGCTCCTCACCTTCGCGTCCACCGCGTCCGCCACGCAGCGCGCCTTCCTCGCCACCCTCCCGCCCTCCGTCTCCCACGAGACGCTCCCGCCCGCCGACCTCTCCGACCTTCCACACGACGCCCTCGTCGAGACGCGCATGTCCGTCGAGGGCACGCGCTCCCTCCCGGCACTCGCCACCATCCTCGCGGAGCTGAAGCGGACCACGCGGCTCGTGGCGTTCGTCACCGACCTCTTCGGCATCGACGCCTTCGACGCCGCGCGCGACGCCGGGGTGGGGAGGAGGTGCCTCTTCTTCCCCGGCAGCCTCCATGCACTtatgctcccccccccccccccccccccccccgagctcGTCGTCTCCATCCCCGGCGAGTTCCGAGACCTCACCGAGCCAGTGCGGCTGCCGGGGTGCGTGCCGATCCCGGGGCCAGACGTGCTCTCGCCACTCCAGGACAGGTCTAGTCCGGCCTTTGGTGTGATGGTCCACCTCGCCGAGCGCTTCCTTGATGCCCATGACATCCTCGTGAACTCCTTCGACGCTGTCGAGCCGGAGGTCGCCACGGTGATCCGCCAGCCGaagcccggccggccgccggtatATCCTGTAGGCCCACTGATCCTTAAAGCTGATAGCACCAGTGATGCCAGCGACACGGCGCCTCAACCACCTCGCCCGGCAAGCCTCGAGTGGCTCGACCGTCAGCCACCCAAGTCAGTCATCTTCATCTCGTTCGGCTCCGGCGGCGCTCTGCCGGCGGAGCAGATGCGTGGGCTCACGCTCGGGCTAGAGATCAGCGAACAGCGCTTCCTGTGGGTGGTGCGGAGCCCCAGTGACGAGGGTTCGTTGAGCAGCAACTACTACGACTCCGAGACCAAGAAGGATCCCTTCGCGTACCTGCCCGAAGGGTTCGTCGAGAGGACAAAGGACATGGGGCTCGTGGTACCCTCGTGGGCTCCCCAAATAGAGGTGCTGTCCCACGAGGCCACGGGAGGATTCCTGACGCACTGCGGTTGGAACTCTACATTGGAGAGCCTCGTGCACGGCGTGCCGATGGTGGAGTGGCCGCTGTACGCCGAGCAGCGGCTGAATGCGGTGATGCTGTCGGAGGGGGTTGGGGCGGCGATACGGCTGCCTGAGATGAAGGAGAAGGAGACGATCGCGGCAGCGGTGAGGGAGCTGATGGCaggagaagccaaaggtgcGGCGGTGAGGGCGAAGGTGGCGGAGCTGAAGATGGCTGCTGCAGAAGGTCTCCGTGAGGGTGGTGCTGCCACGGCTGCACTAGATGGGGTGGTGGAGAACTGGGCTGGAGAGAATTAG